The following DNA comes from Nitrospira sp..
GAGCGTATCGTTGTCACCGACGCGGATTTCTTCGACGGCGACGGTATCGTTTTCGTTGATGATCGGCAGCACGCCGAAGCCGATCAGGGCCGTGAGAGTGTAGCGGGCGTTGAGAAATCGGCGGCGGTCGGCGAGGTCCTCGTGAGTCAGCAAAATCTGGGCGACTTGAATGCCGAGCGGCTCAAACGCTTTTTCATAGGCCCACATCAGCCGGCTCTGTCCGACGGCGGCGGCGGCCTGCTTGATGGGGAGACTCTTCGGATATTCTTTGAGTTGCAGCTTTTTGATCCCGGAAATAATGGCGCCGGACGAAACGACAAGGACCTCTCGCCCGTCTGCGCGTAAGGCGGCGATTTCGCCGGCCAATCGCTCGATCTGCTCGGGGCGCAACCCGGTCTCTCGAGAGGCGATCAGGCTGCTCCCGACTTTCACGACGATGCGTGTGGCTTGTTTTAGGAGTTCGTCTCGCACGGCGTCGTCCTCAGGGACTCGACTTGTTTCCCGACATACGCGATGAGTTCGGTGAGCCCTTCCCGGGTGGCGGCCGACACGGGAAAACACTTGTACTTGCGCTTCTTGCAGTAGGCCTGGAGCTGGCTCAGGCGGTCGGACGTTCCGCTGATATCAATTTTGGTGGCCACGATCGCGCAGGGGCGGTGGTTCAGCGATTCGTCGTAGGCATCCAATTCCTGCCGCATGACCTCCAGGCTCTGGACCGGTTCATCCGGGGCCCATTCGGACACATCCACGAGGTGGAGAATCATCGCGGTGCGTTCAATGTGCCGGAGAAACTGAAAGCCGAGCCCCTTGCCTTCGGAGGCGCCCTCGATCAACCCGGGAATATCGGCGACGACAAAGCTGCGGTCTGTCCCCCAGCGGACGACGCCGAGGTTCGGAATCAGTGTCGTAAAGGGATAGTCGGCGATCTTTGGACGCGCAGATGAAATGGCCGCGATGAGGGTCGATTTCCCGGCGTTCGGAAAGCCGACGAGTCCGACGTCTGCCAAGAGCTTCAGCTCGAGGCGGAGGTGCTTTTCTTCGCCCTCGGTGCCGTGTTCAAAGTGGGTCGGTACACGATTCGTGGGAGTGGCGAAGTGGCTATTGCCGCGTCCGCCACGTCCGCCATGGGCAATGACGACGCTCTCTCCGTTGGCGACCAGGTCGGCTAGGACTTCGCCGGTCTCCTGATCGTAAATTACGGTGCCGACGGGGAGTGCGACGGTGACGGGCTTGCCGCGGCGTCCGCTGCAATGGGAGGCGCCGCCGTGCCGTCCGTCTTCGGCTTCGTAATGTTTCTGATAGCGGAGGTCGAGCAGGGTCGTGAGTCGATGTGAGGCGGTGAAGATGACGTCGCCGCCGTTTCCGCCGTCGCCGCCGTCAGGCCCGCCGCGTGGGACAAACATTTCGCGACGGAAACTGCCCGAGCCGTCTCCGCCTCGCCCGGCTTTTACAAAGACCTTTACTTCATCGACAAACATGGCATGTCCCCGTTCAGAGTCGAGAGTATACCTGACCCTGCCCCCGATAGGGGAGGGTCAGGGTGGTTTTGAGCCGAGTAGTGAGCGCGAAAGAAAAGAGAGTTAGGCTTTGACAGGGGCAGGGTAGACGCTGACTTTCCGTCGGTCTTCTCCACCTTCGAACTTCACAACGCCGGTCACTCGCGCGAACAATGTGTGATCCCGTCCGAGATCGACATTAAACCCGGGGAAAAACTTGGTTCCACGTTGACGGACGATGATGCTGCCGGCCTTGACGGTTTCGCCGCCATAGGCCTTGACGCCCAAATACTGTGGGTTACTGTCCCGTCCGTTCCGTGACGATCCGCCGCCTTTGTTTGTTGCCATGGCAGGTCCTTCTCAATAAAGTGCTTATGCCGTTGCAATGCCGGTGATGCGCAGGCTCGTAAAGCCCTGACGATGCCCGCGGGTACGCCGGTAGTTTTTGCGTCGCTTCTTCTTGAACACGGTGATCGAGCGGGTGCGTCCGTGCCGGACGATTTCCGCTGTGACTTTCGCGCCCTTCACCAGAGGTTGTCCGATGACCACCCCGCCGTCTCCGTGCACGAGCCGGACTTGGTCGAGCTCAATCGTTGATCCCACATCGCCTTCAAGTGTGGCCACTTGCAACAGTGACCCAGACTCGACTCGATACTGTTTCCCGCCCGTTTCAATAATCGCGTACATGTCCTATATCTCCTCCAAAGCAGAACGGCTCATATAACAGAGGGGTGATCCGAGTGTCAAGCGAATGACCGGGACTTCCCTCAGAACCCGTCCATTGTTGTGACTGGTGCAGGTTCCTTCCTACCCTCTTTTGGGGGCTAGGAGGGCGTGAGTCATTGGCAGTACTCTGAGACTCCCCCAAACAGCCGTGCGACCGGCTATGTATACCAGATTTTTACCCGGCGAGGTGAGCGACATGCCCCAAGCGACGCGATTTGTGATTCGAACGTACCATCGTATTCCGGTCCGGTGTCTCCTCTATTACATGGGGGGAGAGTTTCTCGGGAAGGGGACGGTGGTGAATATGTCGAGGAATGGGATGCGTGTCCTGGGTGATCATCAGGTGGTGCCCGGCATGGAGCTCGTCCTGCGTCTCTCGCTTCCTGATAAAGACGAGCCTGTGGAGATTCAGCGCGTGGTGGTCCGATGGGTTCGCGGTCTGCTCTTCGGAGCCAAGATTGTGACGCTGGCTCCGGATGGTGAGGAGCGGGTGGGAAGCTTCTTGAGCGCCAGACTGCGGTCTTACTGCGCTTCGTCCTAGTCTTTCTTTCCGCGAGAAGGTACTTCCCCGAACAATGCCAACGAGGAGGCTGGGGCTTGCTTGACCCCTATCAAGGCCCAGGCTATAGTTTGCGCTCGTTTTCGCCGCCAGTGGGGATTCGTTTACAGAGGAGAGTTCGTCGATGTTAGAGCCTGTTGACAAGATCTGGATGGACGGCAAGTTGGTTCCGTGGGCTGAGGCCAATGTCCATATTCTGACGCATTCCCTGCACTATGGATTGGCCGCATTCGAGGGAATCCGTTGCTACAAAGGTAAATCGGGGTCTGCGATCTTCCGGCTTCAGGAGCATGTCGACCGGCTGTTTGATTCTGCGCATATCGGGATGATGGAGATGCCCTACGATCGCAAACAGATTGCCGAGGCGATTGTGGAGACCGTACGGGCGAACCGCTTGGATGCCTGCTACATTCGGCCCTTGGTCTACATCGGCTATGGGGCGATGGGCGTGCATCCCGGCAACAACCCGATCAGGGTGGCGGTGGCCGCCTGGCGGTGGGGGGCCTATCTCGGTGACGAGGCGTTGGCCAACGGGATGCGTGCGCGGGTGTCGTCCTTCACCCGGCATCATGTGAACGTGTCGATGACGCGGGGAAAAATTTCCGGGTACTATGTGAATTCAATCCTGGCGAAGCGCGAGGCCAAAGCGGATGGGTACGATGAAGCCATCATGCTCGATCCCGAGGGATACGTGGCCGAAGGCACGGGAGAAAATATCTTTATCGTGCGTCGCGGGAAAATCAAAACCACCCCCTTAACGTCCATTCTCGAAGGCATTACGCGAAACTCGATTATCGACATGGCGCGGGAACGGAATATCCCTGTGACGGAAGAGCGGTTTACCCGCGACGAAATGTATTTGGCCGACGAAGTATTCGTCACCGGCACGGCGGCTGAACTGACACCGGTGCGGGAGATAGACAATCGACGAATCGGAACGGGCAAGCCCGGTCCCATTACCCTCGCGTTGCAGAAGGCCTTCTTTGCCATCGTACGCGGGGAGGATCCTGCGCACGAATCCTGGATTACCCGCATCTGACAATTCTGTCGAGCTCTGCACAGTCGATAGCTCGATCCATTGGGCTTCTCTGAACATTGATCTGGGGCAGAGTCTCGGTATAATCGCAACGTAGTGAGGCCCGCCTGCGAGTCTTCGCAGGCGGGCCTCACTCTATCGATGGAACGTTGTAATTGCGTAAAGAGGTTGGATCAATGCGCGGCTGCCGGAGCATCCCCCGCCGGATGCGATTCTGTCGCGGGGGCCGGAGGAGCCGCAGGGGCGGACGAAGTTTCTTTCGGCTTGAGATCGATCACGGTTGACGCAAAGTTCCGCTGCTTGGCGAGAATGGCCAAACTAAAGGATGTCAGCATAAAGACCGCGGCGACGCCGACGGTCAATTTGCTCAAGAAGTTCGCGGGGCCACGGCTTCCGAAGACGGTCTGACTTGAGCCGCCGAAAGACGCCCCGATTTCCGCTCCCTTTCCCGACTGCAGCAAAATTGCGCCGATCATCAGGAAGCAGACAAACACATGAAGAATGACTACCAGCGTATACAACATGCTTAATGCCCCGATCGTTTTTGTGCGAGAGTGGCGATACTAGCAAAGGACTCGACCTTGAGGCAAGCCCCACCGACCAATGCGCCGTCGATCTCTTCCGACGCCAGAAAATCTGACACGTTTTGTGGTGTGACGCTGCCGCCATACAAAACTCTGGTTCCCTCCGCAATGGCGGAAGACCATTCCTGCTGCAAGAGTTGTCTGATGGTCTGATGCACTGGAATCGCCTGTTCCGGCGATGCGGCTTTTCCCGTTCCGATGGCCCAGACCGGCTCGTAGGCAATGGTGAGGGTCGCCAGTTGTGCGGCTTCGAACCCTGCCAGGCTTTCCTTGAGCTGTCCGGTGATGATCTCTGTCGTGCGTCCTGCTTCACGTTGGTCCAACGATTCACCAACGCAGAGGATCGGCTTGAGCCCATGCCGAAAGGCTGCAGCGAGTTTCTTCCGTATCACGTCGTCACCTTCGCCGAATAGGGCGCGTCGCTCAGAGTGTCCGAGAATGACGTACCGGCAGCCAAGATCTTTCAGCATTGGCGCGGAAACTTCTCCGGTATAGGCGCCGTGGTCCTCCCAGTGGAGGTTCTGGCCAGCCAGGCCGATGGATGAGCCGGACCCCAGCGTCTGACGGACGGAGTCCAGCGCGGTAAATGGCGGGGCGATGACGATTTCGACGGCGGAGGCGGGGAGTTTCCTTTGAACCAACTCACGGACGAATGTTGCCGCCTCGGAGGCGGTCTTGTTCATTTTCCAGTTGCCGGCGATCAGGGGTATGCGCACAGTGTCCTTCGTTCTGACGTACGATGAACGTGGGCTCAAATGTCTAGAGGGCTCGGTCCGGGAGGGCGACCAATCCGGGGAGTTGCTTGCCTTCCAGAAGTTCGAGGGCTGCGCCTCCGCCGGTTGAAATGAAGGAGATGCTGTCCGATTCCCCTGCCCGGTGAATGGCCATGGCGGTTTCACCGCCTCCGACGATCGTCAACGCATAGGCATTACCCACGGCATGGGCGATGGACAGCGTTCCGCGGGCGAAGGCATCGATTTCGAACATTCCCATGGGACCGTTCCACAAAATCGTTTTGGCATCCTGCAGGGCCTCGCTGAACAACTTCACGGACGCCGGCCCGATATCCAGCCCGTACCACCCTTTAGGAATTTCTTGCACGGGAACAATCTTCGTTTCAGCGCCGGGCTCACGGCTGGCGGCGACGACGCAATCGACGGGGAGATAAAATTTCACTCCCCGGGACAGGGCATGCTCCTCAATGCCTCGCGCAAAATCGAGCATGTCTTTTTCAACGAGGGAGTTGCCGATTTCCAGGCCCTTGGCTTTCAGGAAGGTGAAGGCCATACCGCCGCCGATGATGACCTTGTCGACACGCTTCCCCAGGTTTTCGATGACCCCGATTTTTCCGGACACCTTGGCGCCGCCGAGAATGGCGACGAACGGGCGCACCGGATTTTCCACGGCGCCTTCCAGGTACTCGATTTCTTTCTTCAGGAGCGCGCCCGCAGCCGAAGCCTTGATGAATTTGGTGATCCCGACGGTTGAGGCGTGCGCCCGGTGCGCGGCGCCAAATGCATCATTCACAAAGACGTCGCCGAGTGACGCGAGCGCCTTTGCGAAGGCGTCATCGTTCTTTTCCTCGCCCGGATGAAAACGAAGATTCTCCAGCAGCATCACATCGCCCGGATTCATTTTTGCGACCAGCTTCTCGACGGCGGGCCCAATGCAATCCGGCGCGAAGATCACTTCTTTGCCGAGCAACCGGCTCAGCCGCTTCGCTACCGGGGCCAAGCTATACTTCGGGTCAAACGCTCCCTTCGGGCGTCCCAGGTGAGAGCAAAGAATGACCATGGCGCCTTCGTCGACGACACGGTTGATCGTCGGCAGCGTCGAGCGGATGCGGGTGTCGTCGGTGATCTGGAGCGACTCGTCGAGGGGAACGTTGAAGTCCGCGCGGATGATCACGCGCTTTCCTCGAAGCTTGACGTCATCGATGGTTTGCTTGCGCAAATTCATGAGAGCTCCTTTACAGGCCTCCGCAGCAGGTCGCGTTCAGACGTGCATCCCGCGTGAATGCCGATCGCCCGTTGGCTACTTTCCTTTGGCCCGCTCCGCGGTGAGCTTGATCAGGTCCCGCACGCGGCAGGAGTAGCCCCACTCGTTGTCGTACCAGGCGGTGACTTTGACCATGCGCTTATCGATCACATTGGTAAGCGGAGCGTCGAGGGTCGCTGAATGCGGGTCGCCTTTTTTGTCGATCGAGACAATCGGATCTTCCGAATAGAGCAAGATGTTCTTCAGCGGGCCGTCGGCGGCTTTCTTGAAGGCCGCGTTCACTTCCTCGATGGTGCAATCTTTCTCGGTTTCCACTGTGAGATCGACCAGGGAGACGTTCGGGGTTGGGACGCGAATGGCCAACCCATCCAATTTGCCTTTCAACTGGGGGATCACCAGATGGAGCGCCTTGGCTGCGCCGGTGCTGGTCGGAATCATCGACATGCCGGCCGCGCGTGCGCGCCGCAGGTCCTTGTGCGGAAGATCAAGCAATTGCTGATCGTTGGTATAGGAGTGGATGGTCGTCATGACGCCGTGCTTGATGCCGAAATTTTCCAACAACACTTTGGCGACCGGCGCGAGGCAGTTCGTGGTGCAGGAGGCATTCGAAATAATGTGATGAGTCTTCGGGTCGAAGGTGCTGTCGTTCACGCCGAGCACGATCGTCACATCCGGATCCGTTGCGGGCGCCGAGATGATGACTTGTTTGGCTCCGGCCGCCAAATGCTTGCCCGCGCCTTCGCGGTCGGTGAAACGCCCCGTCGATTCGATAACCACGTCGACATTGAGCTCTTTCCAGGGGAGTTCCTTCGGGTCCTTAATGGCCAGCACCTTGATCGGCTTGCCATCGACGATAATCTGATCCCCTTTGGCTTCCACACTGACGCCGAGCGTGCCATGTACAGAGTCGTATTTCAAAAGATAGGCGAGCGTTTTCGCATCCGTGAGGTCGTTGATGGCGACAAATTCCAGAGCCGGGTCTCCCAGGGAAGCCCGCAATACGTTTCGTCCGATACGCCCAAATCCATTGATTCCTACGCGAATAGCCATGTCGTCATGTCCTTTACTGAATAGCAAACCGGTCGCAGATCACCGGCAATCGTGTTCGCGATAGTATCGGCGGTCCGAACCCTTGTCAAGCTATACGAAGGTAGGAATACGTGAAGAAACCCCAGTATTTGAGGCCTTTTCCCCAACGGTGGCCTCAGTAGAAACAAGGGGGGCTGTGTGGCGCAAGGCGGGTTGCTTCTCCGGATCCCTCTTCGCTAGAGTTCCCGCTGGAAAGAGTGATGTTTGGGAGGTGAGGGACGGATGGCGGATACGCTGTCGGAGAAAGCCGCGCAGGCATTGGAGTGGCCGAAGGTCCTTGAGTGCCTGGCACGAGGAGCTCAATCCGCGCTGGGGGCTGCACGTTGTCGGGCGATGGCTCTGGGTAATGATCTAGAGGGTCTTGTCAGGCGTCAGCAGGAGACGACGGAGTGGTTGCGGCTTAGCGATGGGAGTGATCCGGCCCCGGTGCTGTCGTTTCCGGATACGCGCGAGCTCGTCGAACGGGCCAGCAAGGGGGGCGTGCTTGAGGCGCTGGAGTTGCGGGACTGCGGACTCGTGTTGACACGGATGGACGAGGTCGCGCGCTTTTGCGCTCGCCATGCACACGAGGTCCCTATGGTGGTGGCTCTGGCAGAGGGCCTGCAATCGACTCGCGAGCTTCAGCAGATAACGCGGGCGCTCGACGCCGCGATTCAGCCCGATGGGGCGATCAAAGAATCGGCCACGCCGGAGTTGCGGCGCCTGACCCATGCCGCGCAGGAACTGAAACAGCGTATGCGCGAGCAGTTGGATCGGATACTGCACTCCAGTCGATACGAGGACGTTCTGCAGGAAACGTATTTCGCTCAGCGGGAAGGCCGTTATGTGCTGCCGGTGAAGGCGGACATGCGAGGGCGTATGCCGGGGATTGTGCACGATGTGTCGGCCAGCGGCGCGACGGTATTTCTTGAGCCGCGCGAGCTGGTGGAGTTGAACAACTCGATCAAGGTCGCCGATCTGGAGATCGAGCGGGAAGTGCGGCGCATCCTGCGCGAGCTCACGCTTCTGGTGGCCGGGCAGGCGGAGGCGTTGCAGGCCGGGGTCGAAGGACTGGCGGAGCTTGATGCGGTGCAGGCGAAGGCGGCGTTCAGCCGGCGGCTCAAGGCCAATCCCGTCCTGTTGAATGAGCAGGGGCGGGTCCTGCTGAAACAGGCCCGTCATCCGCTGTTGATCCTGGCAAAAGATGACATTGTGGCGAACGATATTCTGCTCGATGAGTCCATTCGCGTCCTGGTTATTTCCGGTCCCAATACCGGTGGCAAGACGGTCACGCTGAAGATTGTCGGTTTGTTTTCGCTGATGGTGCGAGCGGGGTTGCATCTCCCCTGTGCCCCCGAGTCGGAGATGGCCATCTTCCCAGCGCTCTATGCCGACATCGGTGATGCACAGGATCTGAGCCGTGACCTTTCGAGTTTCTCCGCCCACATGTCGCAGATGGTGCAATTGCTCGCAGAGTCGGCACGGTCGCTGAGCAGCGGGGCGGATACCGGACAGTCGCTGGTCTTACTCGACGAACCGGTGACGTCGACCGATCCGCAGGAAGGGGCGGCGCTGGCAGAAGCCCTGTTGTGCCACCTCGCATCGCTGAATATGAAAGTCGTGGTGACGACTCACTACGGACCGTTGAAAGAACTGGCCCAAACGATGCCGGGATTTGCCAATGCCAGTGTTGAGTTTGATGTGACTCGCTTGGCGCCGACCTACCGCTTGTTTCTCGGTGTGCCCGGAGGCTCGTCGGCATTGGAGATCGCCGGTCGTCTCGGGATGGATGGAAAGATTTTGGACGATGCGCGTCAGCGCTTGCCCAAGGATGACCGACGGTTGGAAGACCTCATGGTCGATCTCCAGCAGAAACAGCGGCAGTTGGCCGACGATGTGGAACGGGCGGCGCAGGCGCGAGTCGAGGCCGAACGCGCCGCCGTTGAAGCGAAGGCGTTGCAGGCACGCTTGGAAGAGGCGGAACTGGAAGCGCGGAAGGGGTTGA
Coding sequences within:
- the obgE gene encoding GTPase ObgE: MFVDEVKVFVKAGRGGDGSGSFRREMFVPRGGPDGGDGGNGGDVIFTASHRLTTLLDLRYQKHYEAEDGRHGGASHCSGRRGKPVTVALPVGTVIYDQETGEVLADLVANGESVVIAHGGRGGRGNSHFATPTNRVPTHFEHGTEGEEKHLRLELKLLADVGLVGFPNAGKSTLIAAISSARPKIADYPFTTLIPNLGVVRWGTDRSFVVADIPGLIEGASEGKGLGFQFLRHIERTAMILHLVDVSEWAPDEPVQSLEVMRQELDAYDESLNHRPCAIVATKIDISGTSDRLSQLQAYCKKRKYKCFPVSAATREGLTELIAYVGKQVESLRTTPCETNS
- the rpmA gene encoding 50S ribosomal protein L27; protein product: MATNKGGGSSRNGRDSNPQYLGVKAYGGETVKAGSIIVRQRGTKFFPGFNVDLGRDHTLFARVTGVVKFEGGEDRRKVSVYPAPVKA
- the rplU gene encoding 50S ribosomal protein L21 — protein: MYAIIETGGKQYRVESGSLLQVATLEGDVGSTIELDQVRLVHGDGGVVIGQPLVKGAKVTAEIVRHGRTRSITVFKKKRRKNYRRTRGHRQGFTSLRITGIATA
- a CDS encoding PilZ domain-containing protein — protein: MPQATRFVIRTYHRIPVRCLLYYMGGEFLGKGTVVNMSRNGMRVLGDHQVVPGMELVLRLSLPDKDEPVEIQRVVVRWVRGLLFGAKIVTLAPDGEERVGSFLSARLRSYCASS
- a CDS encoding branched-chain amino acid transaminase, with amino-acid sequence MLEPVDKIWMDGKLVPWAEANVHILTHSLHYGLAAFEGIRCYKGKSGSAIFRLQEHVDRLFDSAHIGMMEMPYDRKQIAEAIVETVRANRLDACYIRPLVYIGYGAMGVHPGNNPIRVAVAAWRWGAYLGDEALANGMRARVSSFTRHHVNVSMTRGKISGYYVNSILAKREAKADGYDEAIMLDPEGYVAEGTGENIFIVRRGKIKTTPLTSILEGITRNSIIDMARERNIPVTEERFTRDEMYLADEVFVTGTAAELTPVREIDNRRIGTGKPGPITLALQKAFFAIVRGEDPAHESWITRI
- the secG gene encoding preprotein translocase subunit SecG; the encoded protein is MLYTLVVILHVFVCFLMIGAILLQSGKGAEIGASFGGSSQTVFGSRGPANFLSKLTVGVAAVFMLTSFSLAILAKQRNFASTVIDLKPKETSSAPAAPPAPATESHPAGDAPAAAH
- the tpiA gene encoding triose-phosphate isomerase → MRIPLIAGNWKMNKTASEAATFVRELVQRKLPASAVEIVIAPPFTALDSVRQTLGSGSSIGLAGQNLHWEDHGAYTGEVSAPMLKDLGCRYVILGHSERRALFGEGDDVIRKKLAAAFRHGLKPILCVGESLDQREAGRTTEIITGQLKESLAGFEAAQLATLTIAYEPVWAIGTGKAASPEQAIPVHQTIRQLLQQEWSSAIAEGTRVLYGGSVTPQNVSDFLASEEIDGALVGGACLKVESFASIATLAQKRSGH
- a CDS encoding phosphoglycerate kinase, translating into MNLRKQTIDDVKLRGKRVIIRADFNVPLDESLQITDDTRIRSTLPTINRVVDEGAMVILCSHLGRPKGAFDPKYSLAPVAKRLSRLLGKEVIFAPDCIGPAVEKLVAKMNPGDVMLLENLRFHPGEEKNDDAFAKALASLGDVFVNDAFGAAHRAHASTVGITKFIKASAAGALLKKEIEYLEGAVENPVRPFVAILGGAKVSGKIGVIENLGKRVDKVIIGGGMAFTFLKAKGLEIGNSLVEKDMLDFARGIEEHALSRGVKFYLPVDCVVAASREPGAETKIVPVQEIPKGWYGLDIGPASVKLFSEALQDAKTILWNGPMGMFEIDAFARGTLSIAHAVGNAYALTIVGGGETAMAIHRAGESDSISFISTGGGAALELLEGKQLPGLVALPDRAL
- the gap gene encoding type I glyceraldehyde-3-phosphate dehydrogenase, whose amino-acid sequence is MAIRVGINGFGRIGRNVLRASLGDPALEFVAINDLTDAKTLAYLLKYDSVHGTLGVSVEAKGDQIIVDGKPIKVLAIKDPKELPWKELNVDVVIESTGRFTDREGAGKHLAAGAKQVIISAPATDPDVTIVLGVNDSTFDPKTHHIISNASCTTNCLAPVAKVLLENFGIKHGVMTTIHSYTNDQQLLDLPHKDLRRARAAGMSMIPTSTGAAKALHLVIPQLKGKLDGLAIRVPTPNVSLVDLTVETEKDCTIEEVNAAFKKAADGPLKNILLYSEDPIVSIDKKGDPHSATLDAPLTNVIDKRMVKVTAWYDNEWGYSCRVRDLIKLTAERAKGK
- a CDS encoding endonuclease MutS2, with amino-acid sequence MADTLSEKAAQALEWPKVLECLARGAQSALGAARCRAMALGNDLEGLVRRQQETTEWLRLSDGSDPAPVLSFPDTRELVERASKGGVLEALELRDCGLVLTRMDEVARFCARHAHEVPMVVALAEGLQSTRELQQITRALDAAIQPDGAIKESATPELRRLTHAAQELKQRMREQLDRILHSSRYEDVLQETYFAQREGRYVLPVKADMRGRMPGIVHDVSASGATVFLEPRELVELNNSIKVADLEIEREVRRILRELTLLVAGQAEALQAGVEGLAELDAVQAKAAFSRRLKANPVLLNEQGRVLLKQARHPLLILAKDDIVANDILLDESIRVLVISGPNTGGKTVTLKIVGLFSLMVRAGLHLPCAPESEMAIFPALYADIGDAQDLSRDLSSFSAHMSQMVQLLAESARSLSSGADTGQSLVLLDEPVTSTDPQEGAALAEALLCHLASLNMKVVVTTHYGPLKELAQTMPGFANASVEFDVTRLAPTYRLFLGVPGGSSALEIAGRLGMDGKILDDARQRLPKDDRRLEDLMVDLQQKQRQLADDVERAAQARVEAERAAVEAKALQARLEEAELEARKGLKKKLGEQFQRARAEVQATVDALKREQKLIKAKETSQRLSELEIQTKHELVPAGAPIPVEQLRIGDQVEIAGLGMTGILLEDPQGKKRVRVKVGEGEVLATVANLIGVASGAAAPTPLSPASASTPRKFSTGGGLGLDEQTVVDVRGQAADEALDHVIAALDRATLDGAPFLRIIHGHGTGKLKASLRASLKDSPYVATTRPGDRAEGGDGVTIVSIR